Proteins encoded by one window of Asterias rubens chromosome 18, eAstRub1.3, whole genome shotgun sequence:
- the LOC117302773 gene encoding uncharacterized protein LOC117302773 isoform X1 produces the protein MSQPSLKQWYEDRKRLRVDYDHSRSKPVERKNKIKKSRQAAFKSALAERTTPSGQYQDTKTNTSDSSLGKEQFGAQEKRDEASSHKSKDAHHMIQIFIKTPINPNTLCLRLDHKTTVSDLKDTIHRKLAIRPALQNLYTNNKRFKLCDALTLLDLGIKPETNVDLTLAEGLLGGAPTPVDKTLLRTLAVNLCKDWQHLAVKLKFRPAEIGKFERFAESSPEEQAHQMLVSWLGEQQADDREAGEWLRSALAQIGRRDLAARIPGYEPTSPRAGNKGKSPDASGVDKKKLRVPEADRTDLPQTSGYEPTSPRAGNKEKSPDASVVDEKKQRVPEADMTDLPQTSRYEPTSPRAGNKEKSPDASVVDEKKQRVPEADMTDLSQTSGYEPTSPRAGNKGKSPDASVVGEKKQRVPEADMTDLPQTSGYEPTSPRAGNKEKSPDASDTDEKRLRVPGADRTDSTQTSGFVPTSPRAGSKRQSPEHQSTSDASGINEMLGVVARNIGKDWKQLGTSLGIKAAQIDTYPIDHPNDVREQIYQMLCDWVWKQTSQKEAEDVLIETLLKLGRADIVQELPGNASTSQGASKIDEVHCRQPKEHQSITDTSDISEKKLGDLAEHIGKDWKRLATCLGITAAKIDRYQLDYPNEINQQVFRMLLDWCRHDPEAAEDGLKEALKEIGRTDILKLLGEMELPSKALVKTLVSHYKETLKVTTHPAYKDMAVDMDQLYVSLELLQETNQPNQPTILKSCFSQEKHKTDHTIHIDAKGEHEIDKTQTAFKTIPLKSYEDILSLDKNRILITAESGYGKSTLLKKIAYDWAVLQTDTYSTHQKQESPLSKYKLVFLLEINKMEVNFNITDEVFSQILSQNEFGKKNLEKYVTQHPENVLILLDGADEISFERLQRANEDFSVSNVLSFKLLKRCKTIVTSRQSTALKLLKCNPDFTRVNIVGFDDKNKQEYVRKYFSNYDSQHHDHVLSEINKSETLRSLGEIPLFLWLMCSSLTQVKSRLPDRITELLHLAIRVFYDQKKSKDRTSSPSKKITDKRFNGLIVKLGRVALERSMLKGHAQNSFAVSELNSNDLVTFGCEVGLLTRVQFMHGIEKVQQVQFHHMIFMQFCCSVYLSGLAESNSDRFYEYMLKLLDVERNEYLIRFCSGRCKKAAECMIELTRKHLSVYNKNTPVECERYVYLHRIMMLVLFEAKLGSTIKNLTQDEWVRFPYKLKGEDLLAAYYFIRNLPKRSSLHHVSHLTIMCQGQTDLDLLKQVMARTKCDLSLEVVGVNMNDKIHQLKNMSAFVTSLSLRDCKLSCVSVPELFKLFQLATKLNTVCLSGNNLQGLKSEQIPRIHSLENLILDGCKLTKDDIGPLFSIVAAAGSVRKLYIVGNDLRGVKREQITPVSSLKELHLYSCSIQSEDIGSVFSIVAAAGSVTTLVLKDNDLHGIKGGQITPVSSLKTFYLLSCGIQSDDIGPVFSIVAAAGSVRKLYIVGNDLRGVKREQITPVSSLKELHLYSCSIQSEDIGSVFSIVAAAGSVTTLVLKDNDLHGIKGGQITPVSSLKTFYLCACGIQSDDIGPLFSIVAAAGSVRKLYIVGNDLRGVKREQITPVSSLKELHLYSCSIQSEDIGSVFSIVAAAGSVTTLVLKDNDLHGIKGGQITPVSSLKTFYLLSCGIQSDDIGPVFSIVAAAGSVTTLVLKDNDLHGIKGGQITPVSSLKTFYLCACGIQSDDIGPLFSIVAAAGRVRKLYIVGNDLRGVKREQITPVSSLKELHLYSCSIQSEDIGSVFSIVAAAGSVTTLVLKDNDLHGIKGGQITPVSSLKTFYLCACGIQSDDIGPVFSIVAAAGSVTTLVLEDNDLHGIKGDQITPVSPLKKLELSACGIQSDDIGPVFSIVAAAGSVTTLVLKDNDLHGIKGDQITPVSSLTELNLSACGLQSDDIGPVFSIVAAAGSVTTLVIHDNDLHGIKGDQITPVSSVKEVHLYACGIQSDDIGSVFSVVAAAGSVTTLALKDNDLHGIKGDQITPVSPLKNLHLLSCGIQSDDIGSVFSIVAAAGSVTTLALKDNDLHGIKGEQITPVSSLKEFHLYACGLQSDDIGSVFSIMAAAGSVTTLVLEDNDLHGIKGDQITPVSPLKKLHLLSCGIQSDDIGSVFSIMAAAGSVTTLFLEDNDLHGIKGEHITPVSSLKEFHLYACGLQSDDIGSVFSIVAAAGSVTTLALKDNDLHGIKGEQITPVSSLKEFHLYACGLQSDDIGSVFSIMAAAGSVTTLFLEDNDLHGNKGDQITPVSSLKELYLLASGIHIDDIGSVFSIVAAAGSVTTLFLKDNDLHGIKGDQITPVSSLKELHLYSCGIQSDDIGAVFSIAASAGSIEMIWLNANNLRGIEGEQIVPVPSLKYLGLDDCGLQDDDLKVFSLALQMDINGSQLLRPTHLQLLYRFVVAQSLFIGWR, from the exons ATGTCTCAGCCATCTCTAAAACAGTGGTATGAAGACAGGAAGAGGTTGAGGGTCGACTATGATCATTCAAGGTCAAAACCAGTAgagaggaaaaacaaaatcaagaagagTAGACAGGCGGCTTTTAAATCTGCATTAGCGGAGAGGACAACGCCATCGGGACAGTATCAAGACACCAAGACGAACACGTCAGATTCATCATTGGGCAAAGAACAATTCGGAGCACAAGAAAAAAG AGACGAAGCCTCATCCCATAAAAGCAAAGACGCTCATCACATGATACAGATCTTTATCAAGACGCCCATCAACCCCAATACCCTCTGTCTACGACTCGATCACAAAACAACCGTCTCCGACCTGAAAGACACAATTCACAGGAAGTTGGCCATTCGTCCTGCATTGCAAAATCTGTACACTAACAACAAAAGGTTCAAG TTGTGTGACGCTTTGACTCTTCTGGATCTTGGCATTAAACCGGAGACAAACGTTGATCTAACACTAGCAGAAGGTTTGCTTGGTGGCGCCCCAACAC CAGTAGACAAGACACTGCTTCGGACTTTAGCGGTAAACCTCTGCAAGGACTGGCAGCATCTCGCAGTCAAGCTCAAGTTCAGACCAGCAGAGATTGGCAAGTTTGAACGCTTCGCTGAGAGCAGCCCAGAAGAACAGGCTCATCAGATGTTAGTTTCTTGGTTGGGTGAGCAGCAAGCTGATGACAGAGAAGCAGGGGAATGGTTGAGAAGTGCTTTGGCTCAAATAGGTCGTCGAGATTTGGCTGCAAGGATCCCAG GTTACGAACCCACATCCCCAAGAGCAGGTAACAAAGGGAAGTCGCCGGATGCATCAGGAGTTGATAAGAAGAAACTACGAGTCCCTGAGGCAGACAGGACTGATTTGCCACAAACCTCAG GTTACGAACCCACATCCCCAAGAGCAGGTAACAAAGAGAAGTCGCCGGATGCATCAGTAGTTGATGAGAAGAAACAACGAGTCCCTGAGGCAGACATGACTGATTTGCCACAAACCTCAC GTTACGAACCCACATCCCCAAGAGCAGGTAACAAAGAGAAGTCGCCGGATGCATCAGTAGTTGATGAGAAGAAACAACGAGTCCCTGAGGCAGACATGACTGATTTGTCACAAACCTCAG GTTACGAACCCACATCCCCAAGAGCAGGTAACAAAGGGAAGTCGCCGGATGCATCAGTAGTTGGTGAGAAGAAACAACGAGTCCCTGAGGCAGACATGACTGATTTGCCACAAACCTCAG GTTACGAACCCACATCCCCAAGAGCAGGTAACAAAGAGAAGTCACCGGATGCATCAGATACTGATGAGAAGAGACTACGAGTCCCTGGGGCAGACAGGACTGATTCGACACAAACATCAG GTTTTGTACCCACATCCCCAAGAGCAGGTAGCAAGAGGCAGTCACCAGAACATCAGTCAACATCCGATGCATCAGGTATTAATGAGATGTTAGGAGTCGTAGCTAGGAATATTGGAAAGGATTGGAAGCAACTCGGCACTTCTTTAGGCATTAAAGCTGCACAGATTGACACATATCCAATTGACCATCCAAATGACGTCAGAGAGCAGATCTATCAAATGCTGTGTGATTGGGTGTGGAAACAAACAAGCCAAAAGGAGGCTGAAGACGTGTTGATCGAGACGCTTCTCAAACTCGGCCGCGCTGACATTGTTCAAGAGTTACCAG GTAATGCAAGCACATCCCAAGGAGCAAGTAAGATAGACGAAGTTCACTGCAGGCAGCCAAAGGAACATCAGTCAATAACCGATACATCAGATATTAGTGAGAAGAAGTTAGGAGACCTTGCTGAGCATATTGGAAAAGATTGGAAGCGACTCGCAACTTGTCTGGGTATTACAGCTGCAAAGATTGACAGATACCAACTCGATTATCCAAATGAAATCAATCAACAAGTCTTCCGGATGCTTCTGGATTGGTGCAGACATGACCCAGAGGCGGCTGAAGATGGATTGAAAGAGGCGCTTAAAGAAATCGGCCGTACTGACATTCTCAAACTATTAG GTGAGATGGAGCTGCCCTCCAAAGCGTTGGTTAAAACTTTGGTGAGTCATTACAAGGAGACGCTGAAAGTGACCACACACCCTGCATATAAGGATATGGCTGTTGATATGGATCAACTTTATGTAAGTTTAGAACTTTTGCAAGAAACAAACCAACCCAATCAGCCAACCATATTGAAGTCATGTTTcagtcaagaaaaacataaaacagATCACACAATACACATTGACGCTAAAGGCGAACACGAGATCGATAAAACGCAAACGGCTTTTAAGACAATTCCTCTCAAGTCATACGAAGACATCCTAAGCTTGGATAAGAACAGAATCTTAATCACCGCTGAAAGTGGGTATGGTAAATCAACGCTTCTAAAAAAGATAGCTTATGACTGGGCTGTTTTACAGACTGATACTTACTCGACCCACCAAAAACAAGAGTCACCTCTGTCAAAGTATAAGCTCGTCTTTTtgttggaaataaacaaaatggaggTCAATTTCAACATAACGGATGAAGTATTTTCTCAAATATTGTCTCAAAACGAGTTTGGgaaaaagaatcttgaaaaatacgTAACACAACACCCAGAGAATGTGCTAATTCTTCTTGATGGAGCAGACGAAATCTCATTCGAGAGACTACAAAGGGCAAATGAAGACTTCAGTGTTAGCAACGTCCTCTCATTCAAGTTGCTTAAACGCTGTAAGACAATTGTAACAAGTCGTCAATCTACAGCTCTTAAGTTACTGAAGTGCAATCCAGATTTCACAAGAGTAAACATAGTTGGGTTTGATGACAAAAATAAGCAAGAATATGTTCGTAAATACTTCAGCAACTACGATTCCCAACACCATGATCATGTTCtttctgaaataaataaatcggAAACACTCCGAAGTTTAGGGGAGATTCCTCTGTTTCTTTGGCTGATGTGTTCATCATTAACACAGGTCAAAAGTCGACTACCTGACAGGATTACAGAACTGCTTCATCTCGCAATCAGGGTATTCTACGATCAAAAGAAGAGCAAAGATCGCACATCCAGTCCCTCCAAGAAAATAACGGATAAGAGGTTTAATGGACTGATCGTCAAACTTGGGCGGGTTGCACTTGAACGTTCGATGTTAAAAGGCCATGCACAAAATTCCTTCGCGGTTTCAGAGTTAAATTCAAATGACCTTGTTACTTTTGGATGTGAAGTCGGCTTGCTGACTCGAGTGCAGTTCATGCACGGTATAGAAAAGGTTCAACAAGTCCAATTCCACCACATGATATTCATGCAGTTTTGTTGTTCCGTTTACCTGTCTGGTTTGGCAGAATCGAATTCTGATAGGTTTTACGAGtacatgttaaaattgttaGACGTAGAAAGAAATGAATATTTAATTCGTTTCTGCAGCGGGAGATGCAAGAAAGCTGCAGAATGTATGATAGAGCTGACCAGAAAGCACCTCTcagtttacaataaaaacactcCTGTTGAATGTGAGAGGTATGTATATTTACATAGGATAATGatgttggttttgtttgaagCCAAGCTTGGTTCGACTATTAAAAACCTCACACAAGATGAGTGGGTAAGATTCCCGTATAAGCTGAAAGGAGAAGACCTCTTGGCTGCATATTATTTCATTCGAAACCTACCAAAACGATCTAGTCTTCATCATGTTTCACATTTAACGATTATGTGTCAAGGACAAACCGATTTAGATCTCCTGAAACAAGTTATGGCTAGAACAAAGTGTGATTTATCATTAGAAGTAGTTGGAGTCAACATGAACGACAAGATTCATCAACTCAAAAACATGTCTGCATTTGTAACATCACTCTCGTTAAGAGATTGTAAGTTAAGCTGTGTCTCTGTCCCTGAACTTTTCAAGTTATTTCAATTAGCTACCAAATTAAATACAGTTTGTTTGAGTGGAAACAATTTGCAAGGTTTGAAATCAGAGCAGATACCTCGTATTCATTCCTTGGAGAACTTGATACTAGATGGGTGTAAGCTGACGAAGGATGATATCGGGCCACTTTTCTcaatcgtggctgctgcaggtagtgtaaggAAACTatatattgtgggaaacgatcTCCGTGGTGTTAAAAGAGAACAGATAACTccagtttcttccttgaaggaattgcatCTGTACTCGTGTAGTATACAGAGTGAAgatattgggtcagttttctccatcgtggccgctgcaggtagtgtaacaaCACTTGTTCTTAAAgataacgatctccatggtattaagggggGCCAGATAACTCCAGTATCTTCCTTGAAGACATTCTATCTACTCTCgtgtggtatacagagtgatgatattgggccagttttctccatcgtggctgctgcaggtagtgtaaggAAACTatatattgtgggaaacgatcTCCGTGGTGTTAAAAGAGAACAGATAACTccagtttcttccttgaaggaattgcatCTGTACTCGTGTAGTATACAGAGTGAAgatattgggtcagttttctccatcgtggccgctgcaggtagtgtaacaaCACTTGTTCTTAAAgataacgatctccatggtattaagggggGCCAGATAACTCCAGTATCTTCCTTGAAGACATTCTATCTATGCGCgtgtggtatacagagt GATGATATCGGGCCACTTTTCTcaatcgtggctgctgcaggtagtgtaaggAAACTatatattgtgggaaacgatcTCCGTGGTGTTAAAAGAGAACAGATAACTccagtttcttccttgaaggaattgcatCTGTACTCGTGTAGTATACAGAGTGAAgatattgggtcagttttctccatcgtggccgctgcaggtagtgtaacaaCACTTGTTCTTAAAgataacgatctccatggtattaagggggGCCAGATAACTCCAGTATCTTCCTTGAAGACATTCTATCTACTCTCgtgtggtatacagagtgatgatattgggccagttttctccatcgtggctgctgcaggtagtgtaacaaCACTTGTTCTTAAAgataacgatctccatggtattaagggggGCCAGATAACTCCAGTATCTTCCTTGAAGACATTCTATCTATGCGCgtgtggtatacagagtgatgatatcGGGCCACTTTTCTcaatcgtggctgctgcaggtagggTAAGGAAACTatatattgtgggaaacgatcTCCGTGGTGTTAAAAGAGAACAGATAACTccagtttcttccttgaaggaattgcatCTGTACTCGTGTAGTATACAGAGTGAAgatattgggtcagttttctcTATCGTGGccgctgcaggtagtgtaacaaCACTTGTTCTTAAAgataacgatctccatggtattaagggggGCCAGATAACTCCAGTATCTTCCTTGAAGACATTCTATCTATGCGCgtgtggtatacagagtgatgatattgggccagttttctccatcgtggctgctgcaggtagtgtaacaaCACTTGTTCTAGAGgataacgatctccatggtattaagggggaccagataactcctgtttctcCCTTAAAGAAATTGGAACTGTCTGCgtgtggtatacagagtgatgatattgggccagttttctccatcgtggctgctgcaggtagtgtaacgacacttgttctaaaggataacgatctccatggtattaagggggaccagataactcctgtttcttccttgacgGAATTGAATCTATCCGCGTGTGGtttacagagtgatgatattgggccagTTTTCTctatcgtggctgctgcaggtagtgtaaccaCACTTGTTATACATGACAACGATCTTCATGGTATTAAGGGGGACCAGATAACTCCAGTTTCTTCCGTGAAGGAAGTGCATCTATACGCgtgtggtatacagagtgatgatattgggtcagttttctccgtcgtggctgctgcaggtagtgtaacgacacttgctctaaaggataacgatctccatggtattaagggggaccagataactcctgtttctcCCCTAAAGAATTTGCATCTGCTATCgtgtggtatacagagtgatgatattgggtcagttttctccatTGTGGccgctgcaggtagtgtaacaaCACTTGCTCTAAAGgataacgatctccatggtattaag gGGGAacagataactcctgtttcttccttgaaggaattcCATTTATACGCGTGTGGtttacagagtgatgatattgggtcagttttctccatcatggctgctgcaggtagtgtaacgacacTTGTTCTAGAGgataacgatctccatggtattaagggggaccagataactcctgtttctcCCTTAAAGAAATTGCATCTGCTATCgtgtggtatacagagtgatgatattgggtcagttttctccatcatggctgctgcaggtagtgtaacgacacTTTTTCTAGAGgataacgatctccatggtattaagggggaACAtataactcctgtttcttccttgaaggaattcCATTTATACGCGTGTGGtttacagagtgatgatattgggtcagttttctccatTGTGGccgctgcaggtagtgtaacaaCACTTGCTCTAAAGgataacgatctccatggtattaagggggaacagataactcctgtttcttccttgaaggaattcCATTTATACGCGTGTGGtttacagagtgatgatattgggtcagttttctccatcatggctgctgcaggtagtgtaacgacacTTTTTCTAGAGgataacgatctccatggtaataagggggaccagataacccctgtttcttccttgaaggaattaTATCTACTTGCGAGTGGTATACATATTGATgatattgggtcagttttctccatcgtggccgCTGCTGGTAGTGTAACGACACTTTTTCTAAAGgataacgatctccatggtattaagggggaccagataactcctgtttcttccttgaaggaattgcatCTGTACTCgtgtggtatacagagtgatgatattggggcAGTTTTTTCCATCGCTGCTTCTGCAGGTAGTATTGAGATGATTTGGCTCAATGCAAATAATCTGCGTGGTATTGAGGGGGAGCAGATAGTTCCCGTTCCTTCATTGAAGTACTTGGGTCTAGATGATTGTGGTCTGCAGGACGATGACTTAAAGGTGTTCTCATTGGCTCTGCAAATGGACATCAACGGTTCCCAACTTTTAAGACCTACCCATTTACAGCTCCTTTATCGTTTCGTTGTGGCTCAATCTTTGTTTATAGGATGGCGATAA